Part of the Persephonella hydrogeniphila genome is shown below.
TAGTTATATACAAATCTACAATGTCCAAACTGAATATTTAGAAAGTGTTCTTGCTCCTTATTTGGATAAAGCCGAAATCTGTATGTATACTCAGCTATCATGTCTCAACATCACCTACAGTATTATAACGCAAATCAAACGCTAAAAAGAATTTGGCTCATTTCATTCGCCTCAAATTATAAATTTGTCTGGCTTTCGCCAGTGTGCTGTATCCAACCCTTTAAAAAGGGTGGAATTAGCACAAAATTTTTCTTAAATCATCTATCCGTTTCACCGACTACAGGATCAAGACTTCCAAGTAAAGCTACAGCATCTGCTATAGTTCTTCCCTTTATCAATTCAGGAAATATCTGGAGGTTATAAAAAGCTCCAGACCTTATCCTTAATCTGTAAGGTTTCCCCTCTCCTTTACTGTTTATGTAGAATCCAAGTTCTCCCCGTGGATTTTCGCCGGATATGTATACTTCACCTTCAGGTGTTCTCTCTCCATATATCCGTAGTGTAAAATCCTTCACCATAGACTCAATAGAGTTAAAAACCTCATCTAAAGTAGGAAGAACATTGGGATTTTCTGTAGCTATATATTTTTCTCCTTCCATATTTTTTAATTTCTCAACACACTGCTTTATTATAGATAGAGACTGTCTCATCTCTTCCATTCTGAGAAGATACCTGTCATAACAATCTCCCACTCTACCAAGGGGAACTTCAAAATCCACCTTATCATAAGCATCTGTAGGCTGAATCATTCTAATATCATAAGGAACACCTGCAGATCGTGCTACAACTCCCGTAAGACCATAGCTGTAAACATCTTCTTCAGATATTATTCCAATATCAACGTTTCTCCTGAGCCACACTCTATTCTTTGTAAGAATCGTTTCGTACTCTTCAAGCTTTTCTGGAAAATCTTTTATAAAGTGAGAGATCACATCAAGGGCACCATCTGGAAGATCTTTTGCAACACCGCCGATTCTTATATAAGATGAGTTCAATCTAATTCCAGCTATTCCTTCTATAATATCCATTATTTTTTCTCTTTCCCTAAAGGCATAAAGGAATATTGTTAATGCTCCAAGATCAAGGGCATAAGTACCGAGCCACAATAAATGGGAGTTGATTCTTTGAAGCTCGCACATCATAGTTCTTATATATTTTGCCTTTTCAGGAGGTTCTATACCAATTAGTTTCTCAACAGCGTTCACGTATGCAACCTGTGAACATAATGCAGATATATAGTCCATTCTGTCTGTATATGGAATGAACTGTGTGTATGTGAGATTTTCTGCTATTTTTTCCACTCCTCTGTGGAGCTGACCAAGTATGATATCACATTCCTTAACCTGTTCTCCTTCCATATCAAATAAGAACCATATAGTTCCGTGGGTTCCCGGATGCAGAGGACCCCAGTTAAGAACTATCTGATTTCTCTTTTGGATTCTTGCTTTTTGAGTTCTTTCAAGGTCTTCCAGTGTTGGTATTTCCGTGTGATAAGGACTGTAGTTGTGTGCAGGTTGTTCATCAGGTCTGAGATTTAAAGAAGGAAGGTAGACATCCTCTATTCCTTTTAAAGGGAAATCTTTTCTTAAGGGGTGATATTTGTACCCTTCCCAGAGAAACATCCTTACAAGGTTATCATGGCCCTCAAACTCAACACCAAACATATCCCAGGCTTCTCTTTCAGCCCATTTAGCTCCTTTCCAGAGAGTTATGGTAGATGGTAATGTGTCTCCGTCTGCCCAGCATTTTACAGCTAATCTTTTTCTTTTTTCTGGATTAAATATAAGATAAACTCCCTGAAATCTTGGATTATGCAGTGGGTAATCGATACAAAAAAAGTCTATAAAATGCCTGTATCCAAGTTCCTCTTTTAGATATCTTAAAAGTTCAATAAGAGAATCCTTTTCTACAGTTATAGAAACGAAATTTTCTTCTTTTTCTATTTTCAGATTATTAAATTTGTTATTTATGTTTTCAAGCTCTTTATCTTCAATCCATAATTGCAAAATAATCCCCCTGTATTTTCATGTATAGATAGGGGAAAAGCTCCCTGAAGGAGCTTTTATTAAAATCCAAGTGGAGATTTCTCTTTTAATGGTCTTGATGCTGTAGGTACTTCCCTTACAGGGATCTCTTCCCAAAGTTTCCCTTCTTTTTTGGCTTTTATTTTTTTCTGAAGTTCCATTATTCCCCATAAAAGTGCCTGAGGGGTTGGAGGACATCCCGGTACATAAACATCAACAGGTATTATCCTATCAACACCCTGAAGGGTAGCATATGTAGGGAATGGTCCTCCGGCTGAAGAACAGCCTCCCATTGATATAACCCACTTAGGGTCAGGCATCTGATCGTATATAAGCTTGAGCATAGGAGCAACTTTATTTACGACAGTTCCTGCTACAATAAGAACATCCGACTGTCTTGGAGAACCTCTAAATATTATCCCAAGCCTGTCAGTATCAAATCTTGAAGCAGCCGTATGCATCATCTCTATCGCACAGCATGCAAGACCTACTGAAGCAGGCCACAGGGAGTTTCTTCTACCCCAGCTAAGGACTTCTTCAACAGTTGTAAGTATTATCCCGTTATTATGTTTTATTGCCATCTTAACGCTCCTTTTTTCCATGCATATATGTATCCAAGTATAAGTATAAACAGGAATATAAACATCTCTGTAAATATAAGACCTGCATTTATCTGGGCTACTTCTCTAAAAATTGCACCCCATGGAAGAACAAATGCAGCCTCTAAATCAAACAAAACGAGGAGAAGACCAAGCAGATAATATTTCTGTTCCAGTGAAAGATGAGACGTTTTATCATACAGGGGAACACCACACTCATAGGTGTATCCTTCCATCGGATCAGGAACTTTAGGTGCTATAAGCCTGTTGATAAGTAAAAGTGCTGCTCCGATAACAAACGCTAAAATTCCAAACACAACAAGGGCAAAATATCCTGTCATATCTCCACCTCAGGCTGATTTCAAACACTGTTTTATAAAGAATAACTGATTATTTTTTTAAAATCAATTACCGGTTATAATGAGGAAGATGGATATTCAAGGGTTAAGAAAAGCTTATCATGCGCTATCAGACGAAATAAGAATACTAATAGTTAGACTTTTATCAGAGTATGGAGAACTATGTGTATGTCAATTACAGCCTGCTTTAGACATATCACAACCAAATCTATCTTTTCATCTGAGGATCCTGAGAGATGCTGGGATTGTCAGATCTGAAAAGAGAGGAAAATGGGTTTACTACAGTCTGAACCTTAAAAATCCTGTCTTAAAAGCAAATCTGCCTGTTATCAATCAGATAAGCGTCGGAGATATAAATATCAAGTGTGATCTGTGATTTTTAGACAACATATAAAAAATTTTTTATATTTCTGGTATAATCATATAAATAAAATTTTATGTGAGGTCTGAAATGGAAAAAAGAACTATAAAAGATGTTAGTGAGATTAAAAAGACAGATGAAGGTGTTGTAATCGAAGTTGTAGATAATACTGTAAAGGCAGAAAAAGTAAAAGAAATAGTAGAGAACTGCCAGACTGGAAAGTGTGACTGTATGCCTGAAGAAGTAAAACAGAAAGTTATTTTTATGGATTTTAAGACTGACAATGGAAAAGTGGCAATCGAGATAAAAGGTGATTTAACAGAAGAAGAAATTAAAGAAGCTATGAGCAGGTCAAAGAAAGAGCTATAGATGGATATACAAACTGTTTTAGCAGTTGGAATTTTCCTTTTTACCCTTATACTTGTAATCTGGCAGCCTAAAGGTTTAAGTATCGGTTGGTCAGTAATTATTGGGGCTGTTATAGCCCTTCTTGCTGGTGTTGTATCTCTAAAAGATGTATGGACTGTTACCCAAATAGTATGGGATGCTACAGTAGCCTTTGTAGGGATTATATTCATATCTCTTATTTTAGATAAAATAGGATTTTTCGAATGGTCTGCCCTTCATATAATGAAAAGGGCGGATGGAGATGGAAAAAAACTTTTTGTTTATATAATACTTCTTGGGGCATTGATAGCTGCATTTTTTGCAAATGACGGCGCAGCACTTATGCTAACACCTATCGTTTATGCAAAAATAAAACATCTTGGATTAAAAGATAGATTTATCCTTCCATTTATAATGGCAAGTGGTTTTGTTGCTGATACTACAAGTCTTCCTCTTGTAATTTCAAATCTTGTAAATATTGTAACGGCTGACTTTTTTGGAATAGGATTCATTGAGTATGCTTTTAAAATGATTGTTCCAAATCTTTTCTCACTTCTATCAACATTAATTGTTCTTTATCTGTATTTTAGAGAAGATATTGTAAAAGAGTATGACCCTAAAATTTTAAAAAATCCTGATGAAGTCATAAAAGACTGGTTTATTTTTAAAATTGCATGGTGGCTTGGCGGAGCTTTAATTATTGGATTTATTATTTCAGAGATTTACCACATCCCTGTTTCAATTATCATAACCATTGGAGCTATTATACTTGGAATTGCAACATACAGGGAAAAGATTGTTGATATGAAAAAACTCGTTTTCAAAGAAACTCCGTGGAAAATAGTTGTTTTCTCAATAGGTATGTATGTTGTTGTTTACGGACTAAAAAATGTAGGTCTCACCGGAGAGCTTGCAAAATTTATAAAAGATTTTCAAGGATTTGGAGATTTAGCAGGAATTGTTGGAACAGGATTTTTAGCTGCTGTTTTATCTGCGGTTATGAATAATATGCCTTCTGTTATGATTGTTGACCTTTCTATTGCAGATACTGGACTTAAAGAATCTGTTCAGAATTTGCTTGCTTATGCAAACATAATAGGTTGTGATTTGGGACCAAAAATTACTCCTATAGGATCCCTTGCAACACTTCTGTGGCTCCATGTTTTGGAGCAAAAAGGTGTAAAAATAAGCTGGGGGTATTACTTTAAAACAGGAATTATATTAACTCCACCTGTTCTATTATTCACTTTAATAGGACTTTATTTATGGAATTTAATAATCGGAGGATAGTATGAGTGTAAAAATTGGTTTTATCTGTACTGGTAACTCTGCAAGAAGCCAGATGGCTGAAGGTTTCGGTAAGTATTATGCTGAAAAACTGGGAAAAGATATTAAAGTTTATTCAGCAGGTTCAAACCCTTCAGGATATGTCCATCCCCTTGCGATAAAAGTAATGGCTGAAAAGGGAATCGACATATCAAAAAATAAATCAAAATCTTTAGACAAAATTCCTCTCAGTGAGCTTAATTACGTGATAACTCTCTGCGGTGATGCTGCAGAAACTTGTCCTGTTATTCCGGGAGCAAATACACAGCACTGGGGACTTCCGGATCCAGCAAAAGCAGAAGGAACAGAGGAAGAAAAAATAAGGATTTTCAGAGAGATAAGAGATAAAATAGAAGATAGAGTAAGAAAGTTAATAGAGAGTCTATGAAGTGAAAAATTTGAAGCTGTCTCTTTACGTTATTACAGATGAGGAACTGCTTATAGAGAAAAATATCGCTCAAGCTGTAGAACAGGCAATATTAGGCGGTGCAGATATAATCCAGTACAGAGCAAAAAACAAAACATCAAAACAGATGTACCATGAAGCCATAGCAATCAAAAAAGTGTGTGACAAATACAGAAAACCATTAGTAGTAAATGATAGAGTTGATATTGCCCTTGCGATAGATGCTGATGGTGTCCATGTAGGACAGGACGATTTAGATGTTGAAGTGGTACGGAGACTTATAGGATTTGAAAAGATATTAGGACTTTCAACAAAGAATATCAAGCAGGTTGAAGAAGCAAACAGACTTCCCGTTGACTACATAGGCTTCGGTAGTATTTTCCCTACATCTACTAAAAAAGATGCAACGCTATCAGGTTTGAAGGAGCTTAAAAAGGCTGTTGAATTATCAATACAGCCTGTTGTCGCTATCGGAGGAATAAATGAAGAGAATATACAGCAGGTTTTAGATACAGGCTGTGAAAATGTTGCTGTTGTTTCTGCTGTTTTCGGAAAAAAAGATATAAAAAACAGTACAAAAAAGCTAAAAGATATCATATCAAAAAGAAAACAGATGGGATTCAAACCCTGATATTGCATACTCTTAAACTCTGTATATCTTTTAATCTCTGCTAAAATAATAAAGAAAAAAGGAAAAGATGGAAAGTATAGGAAAAACACTGATAATACTGGGATTGTTTATAGTGTTAATGGGAGTTTTACTGGTATTTTTTGAAAAACTGCCCTTCGGACTGGGCAGGCTTCCGGGAGATATATACATAAAAAGGGATAATTTTGTCTTTTACTTTCCCCTTGCTACATCAATAATTATCAGTATCGTTCTATCTCTTATATTTATCCTGATATCAAAAATATCAAGATGATTAGATTATCAGATTACGATTACAAGCTTCCAAAGGAGCTTATTGCAAAATACCCTGTAGAACCAAGGGACGCCTGCAGACTTATGGTTCTTGACAGAAAAAATAAGAGTATTAAACACAGAATGTTCAGAGATATCATAGAGTATACAGAAGAAGAAGATCTGCTTGTTCTAAATGATACAAAAGTAATTCCTGCAAGATTGATAGGAAAAAAAGAAACAGGAGCCAAAATTGAGATTTTTCTCCTGAGACCATTTTCTGATAATGAATGGGAAGTTCTGATAAAAAATATAAAAAGGTTAAAAGCTGGACAAAAGGTAATAATAGGAGAGGGGTTTTATGCAGAGCTAATAGAAAAATACGATGAGGGAAAAGCAAAAGTAAGACTCTATGGAGAAGATATAAACAGTCTAATAAAAAAATACGGTCATATCCCCCTTCCCCCGTATATAGAAAGAGAAGATGAAGAGAAAGATAAAGAGCTTTATCAGACAGTTTTTGCAAAAAAAGAGGGAGCGGTAGCATCCCCTACAGCCGGTCTTCATTTTACAGAAGAACTCCTGAAAAAACTTGAAGAAAAAGGAGTCAAAAAAGCATTCTGTACTTTACACGTTGGACTTGGGACATTCAGGCCTATACAGACAGAAGATATAACAAAACACAGGATGCATGAAGAGTTTTACCAGATACCTGAAGAAACGATAAATCTTATTCAGGAAACAAAAAGAAAAGGAAAAAGAGTTATTGCAGTTGGAACCACAGTTGTTAGAACCCTCGAGACATACGCAAAGACAGGAAAAAAAGAAGGTTTTAGTAATATTTTCATATATCCTCCTTATAGATTTGAGATAGTAGATGCACTTGTAACAAATTTCCATCTACCAAAATCAACACTAATACTTCTGGTCTCAGCTTTTGCAGGGAGAGAGTTTATACTGAAAGCTTACGAAGAAGCTGTACAGAAAAAATACAGATTCTTCTCTTATGGTGATGCAATGCTGATACTATAATTCTTCTATCTCAAACACTTTTTCTCTTGAGGTTTCTCCTCTAATTAATTTTATCTTCGATTTTGGAACTTTTAGATGTCTTGATAGAACCTCAATAACCTTTTTATTTGCCTTTCCTTTTTCAGGTACAACCGTCACCTTCACCTCATAATAATCCTCTTCTATCTTTTTTATCTCTTCTTTTTTTGCATTTGGCTTTACTTTAACTTTAATCCTCATAATAAAAACCTCTATGCTAAAATTTTTCCATAATGGAGATACTAAAAAAAATTGTAATACTTCTGTGTGGAGCTTTTGTATATTTATTTATATTTCTGTGGGCAGGAAACTATGTAAATGAGAAGATACTTTCCAACTATTACTATCTGATACTTCTTCTGCTACTTATGATAGGTTTTATCACAAACTTTCTCCTGAATAGATACCTGTTCAGGATATGTCCTGTAAGAGCAATAATTTACTCGGTAGCAAGTGCACTCTTACTGTTTTCCTCGGCATTTTTAGTCTTTAAACTTGGAGCAAAATAATGAAGAATATCTATCTTGTAGGTTTTATGGGAAGTGGAAAATCTACCGTCGGGAAGATACTGGCAGAAAAACTTAAAATGAGATTCACAGATATAGACCAGTTAATAGAAAAAGAAGAAGGAAAAGCAATACCACAGATTTTTAAGGAAAAAGGAGAAAAATATTTTAGAGAGCTTGAGAAGAAAATGTTAGAAAAAATACAGGAAGAAAAAAACCTCGTTGTTTCTACAGGTGGAGGACTTGGTGCAGACAGAGAAAATATGGAAAAAATGAAAAAAAACGGTCTTGTTGTATGGCTTGATGTATCCTTTGAAGAGATACTAAAAAGATGTGAAGGGGACCAAAACAGGCCACTTTTAAACCAGCCAGTTGAAAAAATAAAAAAGTTATACGATAAAAGAATTCCGATTTATAAACTTGCCCACATCCATATAAAAACAGACAACAAAAAACCTGAAGAAATAGCAGAGGAAATAATAAGAAATGCAGATATACACAGGAATTGATATTGTTGAAAACAACCGAATAAAAAAAGCGGTAGAAAAGCATGGAGACAGATTTTTAAAAAGGGTTTTTACAGAAGATGAGATCGATTACTGTTCAAAAAAAGCAGATAGTATCCCTTGTCTTGCAGCAAGATTTGCTGTAAAGGAAGCTTTTATAAAAGCCTTCAGTCAGGCATTTGGGATAAATCTTCCTCTCAAATCCATAGAAATAAAAGGTTTCCACAGGAAACATGCAGAAATTTTACTGCACCCCCCTGATGCAAAAACAAGATCCTATCTAACACGCATGAAATATACATTCTCCCTGTCCCATGAAAAAAATTACTCTGTAGCCTCTGTAATCATATACATAGATTAGTGCAGAAAAAAATTTGCACATACTAATTGTTAATAATCGATATAGACCTGAAAAAATAAGGATTGTGAGTAATTGGCACATTAATTGCTACTAAAATTAATAGCGTGGGGGTGCTACTATGAAAATGAAAAAATACACTGTAGAAAATTTACAGAAAGGGTGGATGCAGATAAGAGAGGAATTGGGGGAGAGTGCAATAATTTTATCAATAAAAGAGATAAACGGTATTTTTGAAATACTTGCAGCATCTCCACAAAAGAAAACAGAAAAGAAAAACGACAAACTGTTAGAACTGTTTCACAAAAAATTCAGTAAAAATGAAGACATCAAAAACTTAGAAAAGCTTATCGATTTTCTCATAAGAGTAAAAGATTCAAATCTTAACGAAAAAATACTGTCGGAAGTTCAGGATGAGATACTGAGAAATTATCTTCCTATAATAGAACAGATAAACAGAGTGGACATTCTGAAAAAAATAGAGATAAATCCATTAACAAAGAAGTATATCAATGTTTTAGGAAATATATCATCTGGAAAAAGCACAACTATAGCAAAGCTTGCAGCTATTTTAAAATTTAACAGGAATAAAAAAATAGCAGTGGCATCCTTTGATTTTTATAAAATTGGTGGTTCAGAAAGTCTGAAAAAATTTGCAGAAATAATACAGATACCGTTCTTTATGATAAAAGATGAGAAAGATCTGATAATGTACAAAGACTCTTTTGATGAGTTTGAACATATCCTGTTTGACACACCGGGAAATATTAAGGATCTATCAGAGACAGAGAAACTACTTACATTTATCAGTTCCAGTTCAGAAGCAGAGAATATACTCACTATCCCTCTAACCAAAAAAGAAACATTAATAGATAGAGATATAAACTACTTCAGCAAATTTAAGATACACCACCTTATACTTACAAAAATAGATGAGCTTGAGAACAAAATACCCCTTTACTTTGTGTTATCAAACTACGATTACAAAATCAGCTATATAACTAATGGCCTGAATGTTCCTAAAGATATTGTTGAAGCTTCGCAAGTTTTAAACGGAATTTTTGAGGTGATGAATAGATGAAAGATCAGGCAGAACTTTTAAGAGATATGGCAAAAAAAATAAGACCTTTTGATTTTCAGGTTATTTCTATAACATCAGGCAAAGGTGGAGTAGGCAAAACCAGTTTTACGGTAAATCTGGCATACCATCTCCAAAAGTTAGGAAAAACTGTTCTCATATTAGATGCTGATTTAGCCCTTGCAAATGTTGATATCATACTCGGAGAAAGACCGAAATACAATCTACTCCACTTGCTTTCTGGAGAAAAAAATATAAACGAGATTATATGGGAATCAAAGTACGGAATTAAATTTATTCCGGCATCCTCAGGTTTTGAAGAACTGGCAAATCTGCCAAAAGAAAAACAGATGCAGATACTTAACTCCCTTCAGGAGATATACTACAAATTTGATATCATGCTGATAGATACATCTGCAGGAATATCAGAAAATGTCATAAATTTTTGCCTTGCTTCTGATAAAACCATTGTAATAACAACACCTGACCCTACAGCTCTGGCAGACTCATATGCTATATCACGAATTATTCTTAACCACAAACCTGAAAATATGGAAATTGGACTTGTTGTTAATCTTGTGGAAGACGAGTATGAAGCAGAAAAAATATACAACGGAATGAATAATATCCTTAAAGAGTTCACCGGTAAAAGTATCAAATACTTTGGGGCATTAAGAAAGGACAAAAAACTGTCAGAGTCTGTAAAAGACAGATATGTACTGTCTGCCGTAAATCCAAAATCATCCTATAGCAGAGATGTTGAGTTGATAGCTAAATTTCTCATAGAAGGAAAACAACCCCAAAGAAAAGATAATTTCTGGAATAGATTTATCCGCAATCTAAAAAATCTAAAGGTAGAGTAAGGAGGAGAAAAGATGAAGGTGTCTAACAGAGAAAGAAACGAAATTATTATGGAATTCCTTCCCAAAATACAGTACATAGTCCAGTCTATTAAACAGGAAAATCTACCTCCAACTGTAACTGAGGAAGATTTGATAAACACAGGAGTTTTAGGACTTATAGATGCTATCAATAAGTATGACCCCGAAAAAGGAGTAAAGCTATCTACATATGCAGAAATAAGAATAAGAGGGCATATAATCGACAGTCTCAGAAAACTTGACTGGGTTCCAAGGAATATAAGACAGAAAGCAAGGCATATAGAAGCAGCCATTCTTGAAGTAGAACAAAAACTTGGTAGAGAAGCATCTCCTGAAGAAATTGCCGAATACCTTGGAATGGATGTGGAGGAGTATATGAAATATGCAGAAAAAATCTCAAATAGCGGACTTATCTCTATAGATACAAAAGTGGGAGTAGATGATGACTCAACAACAAGCCTATGGCAGATACTCTCAATAAATGACGACACCCCTGATAAACATGTAGAAGAAGAAGAGTTGAAAAGAATTATTTCTGATATAATTTCTAAACTCAAAGAAAGGGAAAGATTGGTTATCACACTTTACTATTATGAAGAACTTTCAATGAAAGAGATAGGAGAGATATTGGGCTTAACCGAATCGAGAATATCCCAGATACATACAAAAACAATGCTGAAAATCAGGAATATGATAAGTAAATATCTCACAAAGGATTAAATGGAAAAAGATAGTGTTTATATACATTACTTAATAGGTGATCTTGAAAGTTATGTTGTTGACAATAAAACAAAAATAGAAAAGATTATAAACAGCAGAGAAAATTTATCTATTGAGGATAGTCTGTACATCTTTGAAAAGTTTTCCAACAGTCTAAAAAAAACTACTAATCTGATTAAACTATCAAGAGAGATAAAGGACACAGACACATTAAGGACAGTATCCATAATATCCTCTGAAACAATAGCATGGATAATGTTCACTCTTCCTTCTGTTGAATCTGTTATCCCTGTCTTTATTGAGAATTTAATGATAGACAAAAGACATATTATTGATGCCCTTGGTGAGCTTCTTTTAGAGTTTGACGAACTGATAGAAAATCCAGAAAAGCTAAGGTCAGTTAACAGAGAACTGTTTGTGATGGTAAATGATGTTTCTATGTTTTTTGGTCATCTATCTGAAATAATGAAAAAGGGAGCTATAGAGAACTAACGCCCCCTTACAAGAGATAATCCTCCATCTACGATTATCGTCTGCCCCTGAATCCATTGTGCATCAGGTGTGCATAAGAAACCAACAACACCTGCTATATCCTCAGGAGTTCCCATTCTTCCAAGGGGAGTAAGTTTTATTGTTCCTGCTTTTACCTCTTCGTAATTTGGGAACAGCTGTATAGCTTCAGTATCGATAGGACCACCAGAAACAGTATTTACATTAATACCTTTTTCTCCAAACTCAACAGCTGCATATCTCACAAGAGCCTCAAGTGCAGATTTTGCAGC
Proteins encoded:
- a CDS encoding sigma-70 family RNA polymerase sigma factor translates to MKVSNRERNEIIMEFLPKIQYIVQSIKQENLPPTVTEEDLINTGVLGLIDAINKYDPEKGVKLSTYAEIRIRGHIIDSLRKLDWVPRNIRQKARHIEAAILEVEQKLGREASPEEIAEYLGMDVEEYMKYAEKISNSGLISIDTKVGVDDDSTTSLWQILSINDDTPDKHVEEEELKRIISDIISKLKERERLVITLYYYEELSMKEIGEILGLTESRISQIHTKTMLKIRNMISKYLTKD
- a CDS encoding MinD/ParA family protein — its product is MKDQAELLRDMAKKIRPFDFQVISITSGKGGVGKTSFTVNLAYHLQKLGKTVLILDADLALANVDIILGERPKYNLLHLLSGEKNINEIIWESKYGIKFIPASSGFEELANLPKEKQMQILNSLQEIYYKFDIMLIDTSAGISENVINFCLASDKTIVITTPDPTALADSYAISRIILNHKPENMEIGLVVNLVEDEYEAEKIYNGMNNILKEFTGKSIKYFGALRKDKKLSESVKDRYVLSAVNPKSSYSRDVELIAKFLIEGKQPQRKDNFWNRFIRNLKNLKVE